A window of Candidatus Gorgyraea atricola contains these coding sequences:
- a CDS encoding GIY-YIG nuclease family protein: MYYVYALKSMKDKELYTGFTDNLERRIGEHNRGEEPSTRPRVPFELIYFEGCLNK, translated from the coding sequence ATGTATTATGTGTATGCTCTTAAGAGCATGAAGGATAAAGAGCTTTATACGGGCTTTACAGATAATCTGGAAAGACGCATAGGAGAGCATAATAGAGGAGAAGAGCCGTCAACAAGGCCCAGAGTGCCGTTTGAATTGATTTACTTTGAGGGATGTTTAAATAAAA